Proteins encoded by one window of Aphis gossypii isolate Hap1 chromosome X, ASM2018417v2, whole genome shotgun sequence:
- the LOC114130741 gene encoding molybdate-anion transporter-like: MDIMFLIVIIVLLTIAVILFAVSRKYVVEKLKQETNIDFQKLQRRYLIVYCLACFADWLQGPYVYKLYKQYGYNEGEIAVLFITGTISNSLFGTITGALADIYGRKILCISYGILYSGCCVTKMFGNFQLLLVGRMLGGISTSILYSAFDSWYINEHVNYYKLPEEWLNNTFAKATFFNATLAILAGLLSYFLVSVLEFGPVAPFVTAIPFLITSSIYVVSVINEHYVRNTKSASASVKKAIILWMTNKNIFTLSVVQSLYEGVMYLFIYIWTPTFDVLKDSKPPLGLVFSSFMLALMIGSKIYSILLGNSFLDSKKQLQLATFVASFSFLMCSLAISNIFIDYNGQQKYYKVMICYFFFLLFEISIGIYFPSMTYLKSQVIPEKIRVTISNVIKIPSNVFICLALLWIYFKEPNENVIKIQEDQEPNVDFIFTIFVVCFIATLITFIFSKIFSKFHSESFKDIIKRHEIEV; this comes from the coding sequence ATGGACATCATGTTCCTCATCGTTATAATCGTATTGCTGACGATCGCAGTGATACTGTTTGCTGTTTCCAGAAAATACGTGGTGGAGAAACTGAAACAAGAAACAAACATCGACTTCCAGAAACTTCAGAGGCGTTACTTGATTGTATACTGTTTGGCGTGTTTTGCTGATTGGCTCCAAGGTCCGTACGtctataaattgtacaaacaGTATGGTTATAATGAAGGAGAAATAGCTGTCCTTTTCATTACCGGCACAATATCCAACAGTTTATTTGGTACAATTACAGGAGCATTGGCTGATATTTATGGCCGTAAAATACTTTGCATTTCttacggtatattatattcagggTGTTGTGTGACGAAAATGTTTGGTAACTTTCAATTATTGTTGGTTGGACGCATGTTGGGAGGTATAAGCACTTCTATTCTATACTCGGCGTTTGATTCATGGTACATCAACGAGCATGTCAATTATTACAAGTTGCCAGAAGAGTGGTTGAATAATACGTTTGCCAAAGcaactttttttaatgctaCACTTGCAATACTAGCTGGATTATTGTCATACTTCTTGGTGAGCGTGTTAGAATTTGGACCTGTTGCGCCTTTTGTAACGGCTATTCCATTTCTCATAACTTCTAGCATATATGTTGTATCTGTGATAAATGAACACTATGTTCGCAACACAAAATCGGCTTCAGCATCAGTAAAGAAAGCTATTATTCTATGgatgacaaataaaaatatctttaccCTCAGTGTGGTACAGTCCTTATACGAAGGTGTCATGtacttattcatatatatttggaCCCCTACATTTGATGTGTTAAAAGACTCAAAACCCCCGCTAGGACTagtattttcaagttttatgtTAGCTTTGATGATtggttcaaaaatatattcaatactatTAGGAAATAGCTTTTTAGattcaaaaaaacaattgcaATTGGCTACATTTGTAGCCagcttttcatttttaatgtgtTCCTTggcaatatcaaatatatttattgattacaatggccaacaaaaatattataaagtaatgatttgttatttctttttcttattgtttgaaatttctaTTGGTATTTACTTTCCATCCATGACATATTTAAAGAGTCAAGTAATACCAGAAAAGATAAGAGTTACCATatcaaatgtaattaaaatacccAGTAATGTTTTCATCTGCTTGGCACTTTtatggatatattttaaagaaccaaatgaaaatgtaataaaaatccaaGAGGATCAAGAACCtaatgttgattttatttttacaatttttgtagTATGTTTTATCGCTACACTCATTACgttcatattttctaaaatattttccaagttCCACAGTGAAAGTTTTAAAGACATTATTAAACGTCATGaaattgaagtataa
- the LOC126551662 gene encoding uncharacterized protein LOC126551662 isoform X1 has translation MLDVIVKNKQRSAATLIMKKERKKHKDKNKKPPSDSCTPGCSSMDCMGLQQIPSSPPPSYEHSLQEPGQSSDHGGHLQQMVADDDICAEGSGQQPCNSEIECHSNGSPVRQEIFHKSSKEFYKAVAAQFGITCKMSDHCRCLECQSRYFDCEYDQENEQEKTDGGLGAGTPMFLSEVMHGSTCTLI, from the exons ATGCTAGACGTTATCGTAAAAAATAAGCAG CGTTCTGCAGCAACGTTGATAATGAAAAAGGAGAGGAAAAAACACAAAGACAAAAACAAGAAACCGCCCTCGGATTCGTGTACCCCCGGTTGCAGCAGTATGGATTGTATGGGCCTACAACAAATTCcctcgtcgccgccgccgagtTATGAACACAGTTTACAagag cCAGGACAATCTTCCGATCACGGTGGTCATCTGCAGCAGATGGTCGCGGACGATGACATTTGCGCCGAAGGGAGTGGTCAGCAACCGTGTAACTCCGAGATCGAATGTCATAGTAATGGCTCACCTGTAAGACAAGAAATATTTCACAAGAGCAGCAAAGAGTTTTATAAGGCGGTCGCTGCCCAGTTCGGCATAACATGCAAGATGAGCGACCACTGTAGGTGTCTAGAATGCCag AGTCGGTACTTCGATTGTGAGTACGATCAAGAGAACGAACAGGAGAAGACGGACGGCGGGCTCGGGGCCGGCACGCCGATGTTCTTGTCAGAAGTCATGCACGGGTCCACTTGCACGttaatttaa
- the LOC126551662 gene encoding uncharacterized protein LOC126551662 isoform X2 produces the protein MKKERKKHKDKNKKPPSDSCTPGCSSMDCMGLQQIPSSPPPSYEHSLQEPGQSSDHGGHLQQMVADDDICAEGSGQQPCNSEIECHSNGSPVRQEIFHKSSKEFYKAVAAQFGITCKMSDHCRCLECQSRYFDCEYDQENEQEKTDGGLGAGTPMFLSEVMHGSTCTLI, from the exons ATGAAAAAGGAGAGGAAAAAACACAAAGACAAAAACAAGAAACCGCCCTCGGATTCGTGTACCCCCGGTTGCAGCAGTATGGATTGTATGGGCCTACAACAAATTCcctcgtcgccgccgccgagtTATGAACACAGTTTACAagag cCAGGACAATCTTCCGATCACGGTGGTCATCTGCAGCAGATGGTCGCGGACGATGACATTTGCGCCGAAGGGAGTGGTCAGCAACCGTGTAACTCCGAGATCGAATGTCATAGTAATGGCTCACCTGTAAGACAAGAAATATTTCACAAGAGCAGCAAAGAGTTTTATAAGGCGGTCGCTGCCCAGTTCGGCATAACATGCAAGATGAGCGACCACTGTAGGTGTCTAGAATGCCag AGTCGGTACTTCGATTGTGAGTACGATCAAGAGAACGAACAGGAGAAGACGGACGGCGGGCTCGGGGCCGGCACGCCGATGTTCTTGTCAGAAGTCATGCACGGGTCCACTTGCACGttaatttaa
- the LOC114124881 gene encoding uncharacterized protein LOC114124881, which yields MTKQPQGEDKKVTEMGFTPTPRPGGFLKIKLDVKEKKNKVLQFDQYQNIISRVEDMEKNKFRTEKTVVKNPTPPTITPIRNLNLPKISQESLFDKCLIENEDSGETQNEYEKWLDETAPANDTNLMDNLEEAINFIVLLASKPEADSSDFDEMQAISVVQFLRTIKTPNGVYEPNNLRLMEYIDKKGEEFHKQ from the exons ATGACTAAGCAACCACAAGGAGAAGACAAGAAAGTTACTGAAATGGGGTTtac GCCAACTCCACGACCTGGTGGTTTTTTGAAGATAAAATTagatgtaaaagaaaaaaagaataaagtaCTCCAATTCGAtcaataccaaaatataataagcagAGTAGAGGATATGGAAAAGAATAAATTTAGAACTGAAAAGACGGTTGTTAAAAACCCAACGCCACCAACGATAACACcgataagaaatttaaatttgccaAAAATTTCTCAAGAATCGCTGTTTGACAAATGTCTTATTGAGAATGAAGATAgtg GTGAAACGCAAAATGAGTACGAAAAATGGTTGGATGAAACTGCTCCAGCTAACGACACCAATCTCATGGACAATCTCGAAGAAGCGATCAATTTCATAGTACTTTTAGCATCTAAGCCAGAGGCAGATTCCAGCGATTTTGATGAAATGCAAGCTATTTCAGTAGTACAATTTTTACGTACCATTAAAACACCTAACGGTGTATATGAGCCTAACAATTTACGATTGATGGAGTACATTGACAAAAAAGGCGAAGAATTTCACAAacaataa
- the LOC114129035 gene encoding protein ERGIC-53, whose amino-acid sequence MSSQSRLPLVVVSAVFVLLSGLAELGSCNQVVSRFEYKYSFKPPYLAQKDGSVPFWEYGGNAIASADNVRIAPSLKSQKGAIWTKSQTMFDWWTVEINFRVSGRGRIGADGLAFWYTNSKGDYNGPVFGSSDKWVGLGIFFDSFDNDGKHNNPYIMGVVNDGTQVFDHANDGSTQQLSGCLRDFRNKPYATRAKIEYYMNTLTVFFHSGNTNNEKDFEICFRSENVFLPKNGHFGVSAATGGLADDHDVNHFLTYSIYPPGTTFKPAGTSQQLSDEENKLNREYADYQRKLSQEKEDYHKQHPETKTKEDSEFEDWYETDSQRELNQIFSGQSQIVDSVKVLSQKLDEVVGRQERTLSLLSNVQSTMAVIGSLGGVQGQPNVQIPQVNAGMGRQDVDVLINNQNGIINSVREVRNLVAEVHSKTENIIKNQAHQPTAQVQPLGYDQASIIHEIRDTLNTIKRESTQKAGHSQQLSCPTCATNTIVLVAAVGQTLLFILYAVYKNSKESQAKKFY is encoded by the exons ATGTCGTCGCAGTCTCGTCTGCCGCTGGTGGTGGTGTCCGCCGTGTTCGTTCTGCTGTCGGGCCTTGCCGAATTGGGCAGCTGCAATCAGGTCGTGTCCCGGTTCGAGTACAAGTACAGTTTCAAACCGCCGTATTTGGCGCAAAAGGACGGGTCCGTGCCGTTCTGGGAGTATGGCGGAA atgctATTGCCAGTGCAGATAATGTTCGAATTGCTCCATCattaaaaagtcaaaaag GAGCAATTTGGACAAAAAGTCAAACAATGTTTGATTGGTGGacagttgaaataaattttagagtCAGTGGAAGAGGTAGAATTGGTGCTGATGGCTTG gcATTTTGGTACACAAATTCTAAAGGCGACTATAATGGTCCAGTATTTGGTAGTTCTGACAAATGGGTTGGATtaggaatattttttgattcttTCGACAATGATGGCAAACACAATAATCCATATATTATGGGTGTTGTAAATGATGGGACACAAGTTTTTGATCATGCTAA tGATGGTTCTACTCAACAGTTATCTGGATGTTTGAgagattttagaaataaacctTATGCGACAAGAgccaaaattgaatattatatgaacacaTTAACG gtatttttccATAGTGGTAATACTAATAACGAAAAAGACTTTGAAATTTGCTTCCGAAGTGAAAATGTCTTCTTACCTAAGAATGGTCATTTTGGTGTATCTGCTGCTACTGGTGGTCTTGCAG atGATCATgatgtaaatcattttttgacaTATAGTATTTACCCACCGGGAACAACATTCAAACCAGCTGGTACATCTCAGCAGCTATCAGATGAAGAAAACAAGCTAAACAGAGAGTATGCAGATTACCAACGAAAATTATCTCAAGAAAAAGAAga TTATCATAAGCAACATCCAGaaactaaaacaaaagaaGATAGCGAGTTTGAAGATTGGTATGAAACAGATAGTCAAAgagaattaaatcaaatattctcTGGTCAAAGTCAAATTGTAGATTCTGTAAAAGTATTAAGCCAAAAACTTGATGAAGTAGTCGGTCGTCAGGAACGAACACTTAGTTTGTTATCTAATGTTCAATCTACTATGGCAGTTATTGGATCATTAGGTGGTGTACAAGGACAACCTAACG TACAAATTCCACAAGTAAATGCAGGAATGGGAAGACAAGATGTTGATGTATTGATAAACAATCAAAATGGTATTATCAACTCTGTGAGAGAAGTCag GAACTTGGTGGCAGAAGTACATTCAAAGActgaaaacataattaaaaaccaagCTCATCAACCAACAGCTCAAGTTCAACCATTAGGCTATGATCAGGCATCAATTATACATGAAATCAGGGATACCCTGAATACAATCAAACGGGAATCTACACAGAAGGCTGGGCATTCACAACAATTATCATGTCCTACGTGTGCAACCAATACAATTGTTTTGGTTGCTGCGGTGGgccaaacattattatttattctctaCGCTGTCTATAA gAACAGTAAAGAATCACAGGCTAAGAAATTCTATTAA